The DNA region CCGCTTGAGCCTTCCCGCGCCGACGGGCCCGTTCGCGGTCGGCAGCACCGACCTCCACCTGATCGACCATTCCCGCCAGGACCCGTGGGTTCCCGGTACGGCAAGGGAATTGATGGTCACCGTGCGGTACCCGGCGCTGCCGAGCGGAAAGCCGAAAGCGCCGTACATGGCGCCGGGTGTCGCGAAGGTGGTGGCCGAAGGCGACGCCGTCAAACTGGGGATGCCGCCGGATCGGCTCGACTACCGCTTCCCCACCCACTCCCGGATCGGCGCGCCCGCGATCGGCGGCAAGCGGCCTGTCGTGCTGTATTCGCCCGGCGGCACGTTGTCGCGTTCGCACGGCACCACCCACCAGGAACAGCTCGCGAGCGAGGGCTACGTCGTGGTGGCCATCGACCACACCCACGAAGCGGAAGCGGTGGAGTTCCCCGGCGGCCGTGTCGCGAAGAAGGCCTTGCCGCCGTCGAGTATCGAGGTGTCGAAGCGCGTGATCGAGACCCGCGTGCAGGACACGCGTTTCGTCCTCGACTCGCTCGGCCTCGCCCGGGCCGGCATGTTCGGTCACTCCGCCGGCGGGTTCACCGCGGGTGAGACGATGGTGAGCGATCGGCGCATCGTCGCGGGGGCGAACCTGGACGGCAGCATGGCCCACTCGCAGTCGCAGCGGATCTTCGGCCGCGTCGCCGACGAAGGGCTGGACCGGCCGTTCCTGCTGATGAGCGCCGGCGACCACAGCGCGGCGTCGGACGCGTCCTGGCAGGAATTCCAGCGCAATCAGCGCGGCTGGACAGGGGAAACGCGCCTGCCGGACGGTGAGCACTTCAGCTTCACCGATTACCAGACGCTGTTGCCGCAGCTGGGGAACGCTCCGGCCGCGTTCGTGGGCACCATCGACCCGGCGCGGAGCGTCGCCGTCCAGCGCGCCCGGCTCACGGCGTTCTTCGACGACCACCTGCGTCACCGAAGCAGCGACACGACCAAGGTCTCCTTGAGCCAGGCTTCGTAGTCGTCGTGACTCCACCCGGCCTCGGTGACGAGGCTGGTGTGGACGTCGGCGCTCATCAGGGCGACGGCGATGTCCGTGGCCCTGGGCACCAGGGTGCGGCCGCTCTTCCCGACGCGGTCCATGAGCATCTCGACGCCGAGCCGGTTGCGCCGCGCGCCCTCCGCCTGGGTCGCGGCGATGTCCGGATCGACGGCGGCACCGGAGCTCAGCATCGCGACGATGTCGCCGCAGCGTTCCCGGACTTGGCGGGCGACCGTGGCCAGCAGGCCGAGCAGCGCGACCGGATCCTCGGTCCGCTGCGCCTCGGCGACGACGTCGGGAATCCCGGCCTCGTCGTCGAGGAGGTCGACGAGACCGCCGAGGACGCCGGCCTTCGAGCCGAAGTGGGCGTAGATGGTCTGAGGGGAGACCCCCGCTTCCTGGGCGATGAGGCGGATCGGCGTCCGCGCGTACCCACGCTCGGCGAACAGGCCGCGGGCCGCCGTCAGGATCGTGCGCAGCGTCAGCGCCTCACGGCGATCGCGCAACCGGACGATGCCGGGAAGGTCCGCCGACATGTATGCTCCTCGAAAGTTGGAACGTTGTTCTAACAAATGGATCGTTGTTATAGGAGGATAGCGATGACCACCGAAGAGATCATCACCGCACTGGAACGTGCCTGGAACGCGGGCGACGGCGAGGCCTGGGCCGCGAACTTCGCCGAGGACGCGGACTTCGTCGACGTCGTCGGCCGGATCCAGCGCGGCCGGGCGACGATCGCGCGCGAGAGCCAGAACATCTTCGACACCATCTACCGGGGCAGCACGCTGCGGATCCGCCAGGTGTCGAGCCGCCCGCTCGGCGGCG from Amycolatopsis sp. EV170708-02-1 includes:
- a CDS encoding alpha/beta hydrolase, whose translation is MKRTSRRIGVLATTLALPAVLLAPSASASPVRLSLPAPTGPFAVGSTDLHLIDHSRQDPWVPGTARELMVTVRYPALPSGKPKAPYMAPGVAKVVAEGDAVKLGMPPDRLDYRFPTHSRIGAPAIGGKRPVVLYSPGGTLSRSHGTTHQEQLASEGYVVVAIDHTHEAEAVEFPGGRVAKKALPPSSIEVSKRVIETRVQDTRFVLDSLGLARAGMFGHSAGGFTAGETMVSDRRIVAGANLDGSMAHSQSQRIFGRVADEGLDRPFLLMSAGDHSAASDASWQEFQRNQRGWTGETRLPDGEHFSFTDYQTLLPQLGNAPAAFVGTIDPARSVAVQRARLTAFFDDHLRHRSSDTTKVSLSQAS
- a CDS encoding SgcJ/EcaC family oxidoreductase, with the translated sequence MTTEEIITALERAWNAGDGEAWAANFAEDADFVDVVGRIQRGRATIARESQNIFDTIYRGSTLRIRQVSSRPLGGGFDLVHTATKLAIPAGPLAGEAQAVQTMVVHGERVVAFHNTIRGDIAAFTGHDADLAARSPQEWDS
- a CDS encoding TetR/AcrR family transcriptional regulator, with the protein product MSADLPGIVRLRDRREALTLRTILTAARGLFAERGYARTPIRLIAQEAGVSPQTIYAHFGSKAGVLGGLVDLLDDEAGIPDVVAEAQRTEDPVALLGLLATVARQVRERCGDIVAMLSSGAAVDPDIAATQAEGARRNRLGVEMLMDRVGKSGRTLVPRATDIAVALMSADVHTSLVTEAGWSHDDYEAWLKETLVVSLLR